In one Pseudomonadota bacterium genomic region, the following are encoded:
- a CDS encoding LysR family transcriptional regulator → MNDWSEFKTAMIVAKFGSISAAASALNVHRATVSRHIDVVESSLGTVLFVRHPRGVELTEAGTEMLAATQKVQRIFDELKGQARNSQGKQTGELIVTSLIGLLPLVMPAVACFRTKFPDVSIKVLSGEETLRLEYGEAHVALRAGPKPTNPDYVVREFPAVEFGAFIHRNALFRLESSTTEFEAWRDLPFIGPTNPDLHLPFARWIKDHLPGAEISLQVDAQDAVLPAVLSGIGVGFLPRHIARQFKQLVDLDPLADERAIPLWLITHRDLNKTPKVAEFIRLLLDEERRMSAIALQ, encoded by the coding sequence AAGACGGCGATGATCGTTGCTAAATTTGGCTCGATAAGTGCAGCTGCGTCCGCTCTCAATGTTCACCGCGCGACGGTGTCGCGCCATATCGATGTGGTGGAAAGCTCCTTGGGAACGGTTCTTTTCGTGCGCCACCCACGAGGGGTCGAATTGACCGAAGCCGGCACAGAGATGCTTGCAGCAACGCAGAAAGTTCAGCGCATCTTCGATGAGTTGAAGGGGCAAGCACGCAATTCACAGGGCAAGCAAACCGGTGAACTCATCGTCACCTCACTCATCGGACTGCTCCCCCTGGTTATGCCGGCAGTCGCCTGCTTTCGTACCAAGTTTCCAGACGTATCGATCAAAGTTCTGTCGGGTGAGGAAACCCTTCGACTTGAGTATGGCGAAGCGCACGTCGCCTTGCGTGCCGGCCCGAAGCCGACGAATCCCGACTATGTTGTGAGAGAGTTCCCGGCGGTAGAGTTCGGGGCGTTCATACATCGCAACGCGCTCTTCCGATTGGAATCCTCAACAACGGAGTTCGAAGCGTGGAGAGACTTGCCATTCATTGGACCCACCAATCCGGATCTCCACTTGCCTTTCGCGAGGTGGATCAAGGACCATCTGCCGGGCGCGGAGATCTCTCTGCAGGTTGATGCGCAAGATGCTGTTTTACCGGCAGTTCTGTCCGGTATCGGGGTCGGGTTTCTGCCCAGGCACATCGCGCGGCAGTTCAAGCAGCTCGTTGATCTTGACCCGCTTGCGGACGAGAGGGCGATCCCACTTTGGTTAATCACACATCGAGATCTGAACAAGACACCGAAGGTGGCAGAGTTCATCCGCCTGCTGTTGGACGAGGAACGTCGAATGAGCGCAATTGCGTTGCAATGA
- a CDS encoding HXXEE domain-containing protein, whose product MNQRLATISLLIFFGFAWLPLGQQAFMVEHWMKVGAFIAPVILFFGFKGRSDSTLPWRLDVGLIACLLTAAYLIHQIEEHWVDLLGREYPLYDYLNALIASLFGEDKYGVLDRSGIFYVNAGMVWTAGFLAILTSPRQVFPSLAMAGIMFVNAIAHVGSAVATTSYNAGLGTSVVLFLPLSIAFFAGMYRAGAANAKLLVAAILWGFLAHVILFAGLFASVVHGLIPVLAYYIALILWGVLPTIVSLAPLRILRPGR is encoded by the coding sequence TTGAACCAACGGCTCGCTACCATCAGCCTACTGATTTTCTTCGGGTTTGCCTGGTTGCCACTCGGCCAGCAGGCGTTCATGGTAGAGCACTGGATGAAGGTCGGTGCATTCATTGCGCCAGTCATCCTATTTTTCGGATTCAAGGGCCGCAGTGATTCGACGCTTCCCTGGCGGCTTGATGTCGGACTTATCGCGTGTTTGCTGACTGCCGCTTACTTGATCCACCAGATTGAGGAACACTGGGTCGATCTTCTTGGCCGGGAATATCCACTGTACGACTACCTGAACGCACTGATCGCCAGCCTTTTCGGCGAGGACAAGTACGGAGTGTTAGACCGTAGCGGGATCTTCTACGTCAACGCCGGTATGGTCTGGACGGCTGGCTTTCTCGCCATACTGACGAGCCCTAGGCAGGTTTTTCCGAGTTTGGCAATGGCCGGGATCATGTTTGTGAACGCGATCGCGCACGTAGGGAGTGCAGTGGCTACGACCAGCTATAACGCCGGTCTTGGGACCTCTGTGGTTCTGTTCCTGCCCCTAAGCATCGCCTTCTTCGCAGGGATGTATCGTGCCGGCGCGGCCAATGCCAAGTTGCTTGTGGCGGCCATACTGTGGGGCTTCCTGGCCCACGTCATCCTCTTCGCCGGGTTGTTCGCTTCGGTTGTTCACGGTCTGATCCCTGTCTTGGCCTACTACATCGCCCTGATTCTCTGGGGTGTGTTGCCCACAATTGTCTCGCTCGCTCCATTGCGGATCCTTCGACCAGGGCGATAG